One Thermofilum pendens Hrk 5 DNA segment encodes these proteins:
- a CDS encoding gluconokinase: MKILAVDVGTSTLKSALVDLEKGVTGFVRKEIPILRPEPEAAEHDPETLFRMVLENLKETLAKAGVSEVDCLVLSGYLFGVLALDSKGEPLTNVLTWLDRRATRTLRTLFQVLNPVDVYRRTGCPPLFIYPLAKIFWLKTARENTYRATKRFLDAKGYLLLRLTGEEVMEVSSASGSQLLNLERKDWDHEIIHSAGLDLDKLPQLVEPDTIVGDVPVSIARSIGLKSPVPVVAGVFDGAAVSLGLGGLEEDVATSHLSTSTMLRVASRIPVIDSSPKMRFQTYYSLRGYWLPGGAVNSGAVVLRWFRDNFAQLERLVAQELGVSEYELLDNEAALSPPGSNGVVFLPYISGERFPEFGNNASGVIYGLREWHTRKDVLRAIMEGVAFNLNLVNEALRENGLSFREVRITGGGANSRLWLQILADVLGVPIKAFTKGDAALLGSSFVAKIAIEGNAAGVEHLVKFDKTVEPIPENQRIYMERFKEFKYLLNALLPMFSAR, from the coding sequence ATGAAAATACTAGCAGTAGACGTTGGCACTAGTACTTTAAAGTCAGCGCTGGTTGATCTCGAGAAAGGAGTTACCGGCTTTGTGAGGAAAGAAATACCTATTCTTAGGCCGGAGCCCGAAGCTGCAGAGCACGATCCAGAAACTCTTTTCAGAATGGTATTGGAGAACCTAAAGGAAACTTTAGCGAAGGCCGGAGTCAGCGAAGTGGATTGCTTGGTGCTTTCAGGGTACCTCTTTGGCGTGTTGGCTCTCGATAGCAAAGGAGAACCGCTTACGAATGTTTTAACCTGGCTGGACAGACGGGCTACAAGGACGCTGAGAACCTTATTCCAGGTTCTCAACCCCGTGGACGTTTATCGGAGAACCGGGTGCCCACCTCTATTCATTTACCCGCTCGCAAAGATTTTTTGGCTGAAAACCGCTAGAGAAAACACTTATCGTGCAACAAAACGCTTTCTAGATGCTAAAGGGTACTTACTGCTACGCCTTACCGGAGAAGAAGTTATGGAAGTAAGCTCTGCCTCAGGATCTCAGCTCCTCAACCTAGAGAGAAAGGACTGGGACCACGAGATAATTCACAGCGCAGGATTGGACCTCGATAAGCTACCTCAGCTCGTAGAGCCAGATACTATTGTTGGAGACGTGCCAGTCAGCATTGCGAGAAGCATCGGGCTGAAATCGCCCGTACCAGTAGTAGCAGGAGTATTTGACGGGGCAGCAGTGTCTTTAGGACTGGGTGGACTTGAGGAAGACGTAGCTACCTCTCACCTATCTACCAGTACTATGCTCAGAGTGGCGAGCAGGATTCCCGTTATAGACTCTTCTCCGAAAATGCGTTTTCAAACGTACTACTCTCTACGCGGCTATTGGCTACCCGGTGGTGCCGTGAACAGCGGAGCTGTTGTCCTGAGATGGTTTAGGGACAATTTCGCACAACTAGAAAGACTGGTAGCGCAAGAACTGGGGGTGAGCGAATACGAGTTACTGGACAATGAGGCGGCGCTATCTCCTCCGGGCTCTAACGGGGTAGTCTTCCTCCCGTATATCAGCGGAGAAAGATTTCCAGAATTTGGGAACAATGCTAGCGGCGTTATTTACGGTTTGCGAGAATGGCATACAAGGAAAGATGTGCTACGCGCCATAATGGAGGGAGTAGCATTTAACTTAAACCTTGTTAACGAAGCTCTAAGAGAGAACGGTCTGAGCTTCAGAGAAGTGAGAATCACGGGTGGAGGTGCTAACTCGCGGCTATGGCTACAAATACTCGCCGACGTACTCGGAGTACCCATAAAGGCATTTACCAAAGGAGATGCGGCGCTACTCGGTTCCTCGTTTGTAGCGAAAATTGCAATAGAGGGTAACGCCGCCGGAGTAGAGCATTTAGTCAAGTTCGATAAAACCGTTGAGCCGATACCAGAAAATCAGCGAATATACATGGAAAGGTTTAAAGAGTTCAAGTACCTGCTAAATGCGTTGCTTCCCATGTTCTCCGCGCGCTAA
- a CDS encoding D-isomer specific 2-hydroxyacid dehydrogenase family protein: MYKIAVVNSRSFGVIAPDVLQKLQEVAQIDFIDVEKTLRGKALAEKLEGYHFIIASVTPLYDREFFENNRSLLLIARHGIGYDNVDVDAATEQGVIVTRVPGSRERDAVAELAVALCLNVARKVCQAATLVREGKWAERGKIVGVNISGKTVGIIGLGNIGSRVAEIFSRGFNAKVVAYDPFVGKDYAARFGAELVDLDTLLRESDIILLHAPLTKETYHMIGEKEIDKMKKGVIVVNTARGELIDTNALIKGLESGKIAGVGLDVVEGEPIGADHPLLKYRNVVITPHIGANTYEGLRGMDEANADAILKVIRGEAPLEYMVNPEVLKRGTRANLRT; encoded by the coding sequence ATGTACAAAATAGCTGTTGTTAATTCAAGGTCTTTCGGGGTAATTGCGCCCGATGTTCTACAAAAATTGCAGGAAGTGGCTCAGATCGATTTTATCGACGTCGAAAAAACTCTGAGAGGTAAAGCGCTAGCTGAAAAGCTCGAAGGATACCATTTCATCATTGCTAGTGTAACTCCTCTCTACGATAGAGAGTTCTTCGAGAACAACCGAAGCTTATTGCTCATAGCAAGGCATGGGATCGGTTACGATAACGTAGATGTAGATGCGGCGACAGAGCAGGGCGTAATAGTTACAAGGGTTCCTGGATCAAGAGAGAGAGACGCTGTGGCGGAACTTGCTGTGGCCTTGTGCCTAAACGTAGCGCGTAAGGTTTGCCAGGCCGCCACGCTGGTTCGAGAGGGAAAATGGGCTGAGAGGGGTAAAATTGTCGGTGTTAATATCTCAGGAAAGACTGTTGGCATAATCGGTTTAGGGAACATTGGTAGTAGAGTTGCAGAAATTTTCTCTAGAGGTTTCAATGCCAAAGTTGTAGCGTACGACCCATTTGTAGGAAAAGACTATGCCGCCCGGTTTGGAGCCGAGCTTGTAGATCTGGATACGCTCCTAAGGGAGTCCGATATAATACTGCTACATGCACCTCTCACGAAGGAAACATACCACATGATCGGCGAGAAAGAGATAGATAAAATGAAGAAAGGAGTCATAGTAGTAAATACTGCTAGAGGCGAGCTGATAGATACTAATGCTCTTATAAAGGGCTTAGAGTCGGGAAAAATTGCAGGAGTAGGCCTTGACGTCGTAGAAGGAGAACCCATAGGAGCAGATCATCCTCTGCTAAAGTATAGAAACGTCGTTATCACGCCGCACATAGGTGCAAATACCTACGAGGGACTCAGGGGGATGGACGAAGCCAATGCTGATGCAATACTAAAGGTTATCCGCGGAGAAGCACCGCTTGAGTACATGGTAAATCCAGAGGTTCTTAAGAGGGGTACCAGGGCTAATCTAAGAACTTAG